The following is a genomic window from Acidobacteriota bacterium.
CGATGCTTTGCTGGGTTGCGACAATCATGACGCGCTCCATGACGTTTTTGAGTTCGCGCACATTGCCGGGCCAATCATAACTTAAAAGCAATTCCTGAGTTTCCCTGGAAAGGGGTTTCGGCGGTTGTCCGGCGCGTCCGGCAATCTTGGCAAGAAATAATTCCGCGAGCGGTAAAATATCCGCCAGGCGTTCACGCAGCGGCGCAAGCCAAAGGGGAAAGACATTCAAGCGATAGTACAAATCCCGACGAAAGGTTCCTTCCTCAATCGCCTGCTCTAAATCCTTATTGGTCGCGGCAATGAGTCGCACATCAACGTTAAGGTAACGGGTACTGCCGAGGCGCTTGATTTGTTGTTCTTCAAGCGCCCGCAATAATTTCGCCTGCAAAGGTAAATTCATCTCGCCGATTTCATCGAGAAACAATGTGCCGCCACTTGCCAGTTCAAATAATCCTTGCTTGGATTGCCGCGCATCGGTAAATGCGCCTTTTTCATAGCCGAACAGTTCCGATTCCAGCAAGGTTTCCGGCAATGCCGCGCAATTGATGGCAATAAACGGCGCCTGTAGGCGCGGACTCTGATGATGAATATAATGAGCAACCACATCTTTTCCGGTGCCCGAGTCTCCCGTAAGCAGCACCGAGGTAGGAAGGGGAGCGACTTTTGCGGCAAGCCTGAATACCTCTTTCAGTTGCTCGCTGCGGACAATCAGGTCTTCGGATTTAAACGCCTTGCCTTCGGCAAAATCTTTATCCGCGCCTTCGTTTTCGCGAATGAGTTTTGCCGCCAGTAACCGCAACTGCTCAGGATTTTTCAGCGGTTTGGTTAAATAATCCTGCGCGCCGAGTTTAATTGCGCGAACCGCGGTTTCAATAGCGCCATAAGCGGTCAGGACAATGATTGGCGTGGCGATGGCTTGCGCTCTTGCCCATTCAATCAAATCCAATCCGGTCATTTTCGGCATATGGTCATCGGTGATGATTAAATCGAAATGGCGCTTTTCGAGCAGTTGTCCCGCTTCTTTGCCATCGCTTGCGGTTATCACCGTGTAGGCATTTTTTAAGACCGCCGTGAGAAATTGCCGATAGGCAGGTTCATCATCGATTACCAGAATGGTGTGAGTTGACCTGGTCATCACTTTAGCTCCTTGAGAGGGCGAAAACTTTTGGCATAGCGGTTTGTTTTTGCGGCGCAGAAAGCGGCAAACGGATGGTGCAGCGCGCGCCAACCAGCGAACGATTTCCCAGCGTAATCGTGCCTCCCAATTGTTCAATCAACTGTCTGGAAATTGCCAGACCAAGCCCACTGCCTTTCAGTTTAGTGGTGGCAAAGGGTTGAAATAATTCTTCGGGGTCTTGACTGCCAATTCCTGGTCCCTCATCGTCAATATGAATAACTGCCTGGGCGTTTCGCTTATCGAGAATGACGGAAATCTGAATGCTCTCGGCGTGGGGCGCGGCTTCAACGGCATTGCTGATGACATTCCATAACACTTGTTTGACATTAGCTTCATCGGAATCCATTAAAATAGCGGCTTCGCTCGTATGGAGTTTGATAGCCGGAAAAGTCTGGTCGGGATTGGCGCGTAA
Proteins encoded in this region:
- a CDS encoding sigma-54 dependent transcriptional regulator, encoding MTRSTHTILVIDDEPAYRQFLTAVLKNAYTVITASDGKEAGQLLEKRHFDLIITDDHMPKMTGLDLIEWARAQAIATPIIVLTAYGAIETAVRAIKLGAQDYLTKPLKNPEQLRLLAAKLIRENEGADKDFAEGKAFKSEDLIVRSEQLKEVFRLAAKVAPLPTSVLLTGDSGTGKDVVAHYIHHQSPRLQAPFIAINCAALPETLLESELFGYEKGAFTDARQSKQGLFELASGGTLFLDEIGEMNLPLQAKLLRALEEQQIKRLGSTRYLNVDVRLIAATNKDLEQAIEEGTFRRDLYYRLNVFPLWLAPLRERLADILPLAELFLAKIAGRAGQPPKPLSRETQELLLSYDWPGNVRELKNVMERVMIVATQQSIEPADLPLQILNSVSTLAVSKTLADIERTAILETLSQTDWNRSAAADRLNISLRTLQYRLKEYGLTGKGKPPE